A segment of the Mangrovimonas sp. YM274 genome:
AAGTTACTAAATTTTAAGCAACTTTTAACATAAATGAATAGGGAAAATTTTTACAAGTTTTTACTTAGGATGATTCAAGTATTTTGTCCAACATAAAATCGAAAATATACGTTTGAAAAATTACTTTTTAAACACCTTTTGGAGATAATTCGAAAAGTCATCACACACTATTTCTACGAAATACATTCCTGATTTCATAGCTGAAAAATCAATGACAACATCTAAAGTACTGCCATTGGTACTCATTAATTCCTGCCCTAATGTAGTATACACGTTAACCTGCTTAATTTTCCTTGATGAAACAATATTGAGTTGATTTTGAACTGGATTTGGAAAACATCTTATAGATCCTGATAATACATTTTCATTAACACCCAAGCTATTGACCTCAAAACTATTTTCTAGGGAAAATTCAGAACCTTCATATTGGTTATCTATTGACTGGACTGCCCAATAATAAGTGCCATCCGGAAGATCTAACAATGAAAACTGGCTTTTATATTGTGCATTCCCAAGCTTCACCACTTTTCTATATCCTGAACTTATATTGGATTCTGGTGTTACAACATCTGTTCCTTCTGTAATTGTACCAACATATACATTATATGACAACTGTTCTATTGGAGACTCACTATCCCATCCAGATTCCCAACTTAAAACAACTTCATTTTCCAGGATCTCCACACTAAGCCCTGTGGGCGGATTTGGAATTATGTTTTCATTCGTGGATTTATTGCTAAAGGTATTACAAGCATTCCCATTCATTATAAAAACATCAACATCATGATCGTTATCAAAATCCCCAATTTCAATGTCATTAAATGAGCCATTGCTAATGCCACTCGTTACATTCTCACTTAATGTCAAATCCCCATCATTTGCATATATAGAAGTTGAAAAGTTTAACTCTGTATAAGGCTGTTCTCTTCCTGACACTAAAAAATCCAGCTCCCCATTACCGTCATAATCAGCCGAGACCATATTGGCAAAATCTCCAACCGAAGCAAAACTTACCGAAACATTCTCTGAAAATTCAAAATCTCCCGAATTTAAATACATCCTTGTTGCATCTCCATCATCAGTAGTTCCATTCTTGATAATATCTATAAGGCCATCATTATTACAATCTCTCAGCTCTAGATCTCCATTAAAAAAACCTTCCAAACTCAACTCTTGAGTAAAATTAAAATCCCCATTATTTTTGTAAACCTCCAAATAAGAAACCACAGCCATCTCTCCTTGAATACCGCCAACAACAACATCATTATAGCCATCATTATCCAAATCTGCCATTCTAATTGCACCTTGGCTTAAGGCTAAAAAAGAATGGGTTAGACTTGTAAAATTGCCACCTCCATCATTTCTGTACACATAAGCATAATTTTCCATAGCTTGAAAATTCCCCATTAAAATCAAATCCAAATCCCCATCATTATCTAGGTCTCCCCAACAAAATTGATTGTTGATAGTATCTCCTCCAAACACGAACGGAACTTCCGTAAACACCCCTAATTCATTAGTATACAATCTTGATTTCCCTCCAGATAAAGTCAATCCTGAAATAAAAACATCTAAGTCATTGTCATTATCATAATCCAAAAATTCAACCTGCCCATTTCTATAATTTTCTCCAAGATCAATTGTGCTTAATGAAAAATTACCTGCTCCATTGTTATCATAAATCTGTGTAGAAATACTGCCATCAACAAGCCCCATCAAAATGATATCCAAATCGCCATCGTCATCATAATCCCCAACATCGGCACTTGAAACGGTAGGTGTTATAAAAATGTTTTCATTTGAAAGAAGAAATGTTTGTGCATTAAGATTCAGAGCAAAAACAAAAAGTAGGAATGGTAATTTTTTAAGCATTTCAGGTTGGTTTAATGGTAAAAATAAAAAAGCCGCTAATATATTAGCGGCTTTTTTTCATCTTTTAAAATATCTTTTACAGGTCGAATTTTATTCCTTGTGCCAATGGCAACTCAGTAGTATAGTTAATCGTATTCGTTTGTCTACGCATATACACTTTCCAGGCATCACTACCAGACTCACGCCCACCACCGGTTTCCTTTTCACCTCCAAAAGCACCTCCAATTTCGGCACCTGAAGTTCCAATATTTACATTGGCAATTCCACAATCAGACCCTGCAACCGACAAAAAGCGTTCTGCTTCACGTAAATTATTGGTCATAATTGCCGAACTCAACCCTTGGGCAACACCATTTTGAATCTCAATGGCGTTTTCAACCTCCCCTGAGTATTTCAACAAGTACAGCACAGGCGCAAAAGTTTCGTGCTGAACTATTTCAAATTCCGGCTGCGCTTCGGCAATGGCCGGTTTTACATAGCAACCGCTTTCATAACCCTCTCCAGAAAGCACACCGCCTTCAACCAATATATCACCACCTTCGGCAACAACTTTAGTCAAGGCTGCTTCGTAATTGGCTACAGCATCTTTGTCAATTAATGGTCCCACATGATTATGCTGATCTAAAGGATTTCCTATTCGTAACTGTTTATAAGCATCCACTATAGCTTGCTTTACTTTATCATAAATACTATCGTGAATGATTAATCGGCGAGTAGACGTACAGCGTTGTCCACAGGTTCCTACAGCTCCAAATACAGCTCCAATTACTGTCATCTTGATATCGGCATCTGGTGTTACAATAATGGCATTGTTTCCTCCCAATTCCAACAAGGACTTCCCTAAACGTGAAGCCACTTCCTGCGCTACAATTTTCCCCATTCGGGTAGAACCAGTTGCAGACACCAATGGCACGCGGCTATCTTTTGTCATAAATTCCCCTACGCGATAATCTCCATTAATCAAACAGGAAATTCCTTCCGGCAAATTGTTGGCGGCGAAAACTTCGGCTGCCAAATTTTGGCATGCCACTCCACAGAGCGGCGTTTTTTCACTAGGTTTCCAAACGCACACGTCTCCACACACCCAAGCCAATGCTGTATTCCATGACCAAACAGCCACCGGAAAATTAAAGGCCGAAATAATACCAACAACTCCCAAAGGATGGTAC
Coding sequences within it:
- a CDS encoding aldehyde dehydrogenase family protein; the encoded protein is MQAVAIDFGIEKALEELGIENINEGTSTGTQSFSNGDIIESYSPVDGQLIAKVKSTTKDDYEKVMEAATSAFKVWRNTPAPQRGEIVRQFGDKLREKKEALGKLVSYEMGKSYQEGLGEVQEMIDICDFAVGLSRQLHGLTMHSERPGHRMYEQYHPLGVVGIISAFNFPVAVWSWNTALAWVCGDVCVWKPSEKTPLCGVACQNLAAEVFAANNLPEGISCLINGDYRVGEFMTKDSRVPLVSATGSTRMGKIVAQEVASRLGKSLLELGGNNAIIVTPDADIKMTVIGAVFGAVGTCGQRCTSTRRLIIHDSIYDKVKQAIVDAYKQLRIGNPLDQHNHVGPLIDKDAVANYEAALTKVVAEGGDILVEGGVLSGEGYESGCYVKPAIAEAQPEFEIVQHETFAPVLYLLKYSGEVENAIEIQNGVAQGLSSAIMTNNLREAERFLSVAGSDCGIANVNIGTSGAEIGGAFGGEKETGGGRESGSDAWKVYMRRQTNTINYTTELPLAQGIKFDL
- a CDS encoding T9SS type A sorting domain-containing protein, which codes for MLKKLPFLLFVFALNLNAQTFLLSNENIFITPTVSSADVGDYDDDGDLDIILMGLVDGSISTQIYDNNGAGNFSLSTIDLGENYRNGQVEFLDYDNDNDLDVFISGLTLSGGKSRLYTNELGVFTEVPFVFGGDTINNQFCWGDLDNDGDLDLILMGNFQAMENYAYVYRNDGGGNFTSLTHSFLALSQGAIRMADLDNDGYNDVVVGGIQGEMAVVSYLEVYKNNGDFNFTQELSLEGFFNGDLELRDCNNDGLIDIIKNGTTDDGDATRMYLNSGDFEFSENVSVSFASVGDFANMVSADYDGNGELDFLVSGREQPYTELNFSTSIYANDGDLTLSENVTSGISNGSFNDIEIGDFDNDHDVDVFIMNGNACNTFSNKSTNENIIPNPPTGLSVEILENEVVLSWESGWDSESPIEQLSYNVYVGTITEGTDVVTPESNISSGYRKVVKLGNAQYKSQFSLLDLPDGTYYWAVQSIDNQYEGSEFSLENSFEVNSLGVNENVLSGSIRCFPNPVQNQLNIVSSRKIKQVNVYTTLGQELMSTNGSTLDVVIDFSAMKSGMYFVEIVCDDFSNYLQKVFKK